The following DNA comes from Triplophysa dalaica isolate WHDGS20190420 chromosome 5, ASM1584641v1, whole genome shotgun sequence.
ATAATACACATTCAGTCCCATATCTTATCACGTGTACAtcattatattataaagtattttactggttataaaattacatatattGGAAcatataactaaatatattatggtcaatatatttttcaatatatgaaaagtggcaattccttatgtattatttaatatatcttaatatatttacacaatttattattatctatattttcaaatataccattattatatattttacattcatatattaggaaatatattttctttccgtAAGGGTTATTCTCACATTTAAAAGTCTGATGTCAAATCACACGAGATCTTTTACTTGACCACTTCAGCTTTATACTTCACAGAGGCTATTTTTGTCTGCCATGAATGGAATTTACTGGCAAGCACACAGCGCCATTGGTGTTTTTAAACgtgtcaaatgtttatttttatttcacagacacGATTAGCAACACTATACCAGCGTGTTTCCAACATAGGCTActaatgtgtgtgtattaacTGTAAAGTCTACGGTGTAAATACTCTTTAATTTTCCTGCTGTCCTGAGGGCTGTTGTGGTGTCTCGTACCGTCCCCACAAGACAGAAGCGACAGCCTCGCAGCTTGAAACGGAGCTCTGAATACACCGTATAtatcatttacatacagaaacaaGATTGTATAGTGTTCTTTATAGCTGATGTCAGTAAACACACTCTTTAGGGTGCAGACCAAAGAAACGACGCGCTGTCACTTTCAGCCGAACCAACACAAGTAACACAGGAAAGTTGTGGTGTCAAACGTACACCCGCTGGTGTAAATATGAGTCTTTACCTACGGGTGTACAAATTTACACTGAAACAtagtctttctggtgtgaaatgttaatttattcatgaggttaatgaatcaattgagtTGACTTTACAGTGATGATTGATCTTTAGTGATGACACCTGCTGTTCATGAAGTGTTTAGATACACAGCTGATGTAAAGCAAACACAACAGATCTATGTGTGCAACTAATGTGGTCTcttaatatcacaaaatatcaAGATGctttaaacaactttaaacagTGTTTCTATAATCACTTATTAAAAGAAGTTTGAGTGTAAAAGATGTTCATGTAGAGTTAGAGGTGTAGCTGCAGTTTGAAATGTTGAAACGGCATACAAATATCAATAACGGTtacaatcaataaaatgttaatgctgcagtgcatgctgggtaatagAAAAGGATCAATGTGCATTTGATAATTTTCACCACCACTGTTGAGTTTTGTAGGATGACTGTTGAAGTCTTAGCatttgtgagaaatgttttacGATCCTCTGAACAAATCTTTAAAGTTGCATTTTATCACTCTAGCTGCATTTCATTAtaacaaataactttttttttttcatttgactcTTACACTAAACCTTAGTTGAGACCAATGCTTCTACTCAATAGAAAGACAAGACTGTGCACCTGCTTGCTTGAACATGATGTAAGTTTAGAACAGTTCTTTTCACAAGTAGGGAAAACTGTTAAGTTGGACTTTAGTACAAGTACCCAACCaaataaaacactgatcaccataatggtgaatttaaatgacttgttcaataaaacaacatcagaaaaactaaatacaaCTAAAGCTCCACTAATGATATTTAAAGAAGTCAAAAGTTTCATTTAGttacatgtaaatatgtattatattagcATATGTGATTCTGTATTTATATGACATGAATCTGTGTGGCTACAGTCTTTATTTCCTGTTCTTGTTCATTTCTTCAGTAGACTCTGATCTTTAGTGATGACAGCTGCTGTtcatgatcaatcatcacttggaaagtcaactcaattgattcattaactgcatgaataaataaacatttcacaccagaaagtgCATGATCATAGTAACTGCGGCCTacttatgtgtttattttatgtctttgtgacatgaataaacaaattatgAGTTTAAATCACTGTTAGTcgctctgtgtgtgcgtgtgtgtgtgcgcgtgtgtgtgtgcgtgtgcgtgtgtgcatgtgtgtgtgattgaaaCCCACCACAGCTCAAGAACAAAAACTTTCTCTACTTATACTTTCACATATAAGATCATTAATCGTCTTAATCGTGGTTTACTTCCCACCACTGCCTTGATTTCAACATGACTGCGGCGGATACTTTCCAGTGTATCAAATCTATAACATGCTTCCTGTTATACGTGTTGTGTGAAATATCACCTCACCGGGGCTCTTTTTAAATTGCAGACTAGAGCTGgacgattctggataaattgaggatcccgattcttttgtttcaaatagagattgcgattcttttacgattctgaatgatgactaaaagtaaaacatcatttacaaaaagaggttctgacaaaaaaaaatgtttatttaggtGCATCAATAttaaagtaagtaagtaaactcaagtgttttttctttttttttttttaaatgcaaaagtttaactttcTAAAAcgtataaatgcattgaagtaacttgtatatgaaatatttctcagtaaaacaaactcataaggtgacacttttttttattttatacatttgcctgaTATCTTGCCTGATAGTAGtgtctttacagaaagacactactgataaacataaaaacgcATTCTTCTCACCtgtaaactgtttaaaataacctgaaaacatgaaatgatgggcAACTTGACGAAAGCTCTAATAGCGCAGCTCCTCTATTAGCATAAATACAGTGATAAGCGGCACACTCTCTGATGACGTCTTTTACCATATTGACGGATATAAACGCTCACTCGGATTTGTCCGCGCTACAAACTACAATCGTTAGTTTCgtttcaaacatgtccagttaagatgtgaagcataatcagaacaatATATCACAATCCTGACAGACactcataagaacagttttgttagGCTATATTTACTTCATATGTTGGTCTGTTAGTTGGTGTGAGATTAGAGATTAGGAGTTTGTAAACGCGTTTTATGCGTGTGAGTTGGAGACTCTCTGCTTTAATCGCAGTAACGTCACTTGTgtgatcatttgacacagaaataatgtttgtgtgtgttttaaaaagactgtttgtgacgtcgttaccttataataataattttaactcCTGCGGCAGCAACAAcaaatattgaagcgttatgattttagtcCGAAGTGTAAATTTATAGACACACGAGAATCGTTGActttcattaatgagatcgtCTGTTCGAATCGAgatcttttaacgattaatcgtgctGCTCTATTGCAGacttattaaaataatgggCTGCCCAGCTAGCAGacgtttgttataagaacgttccttaggggttttccatgtttttgaaaacgttttaataacattaaaaatgtctagtttttgttatgttttaagaatgttcccagctaacaaaagtcaccatcatgatGATCAGTGATTCTTTGAGTTGGTCTCTTGTCCCTTCATCTCTCGTACATGAGAGCATTTGATGGTTTGTAACTCTGTGCAGGTCATGTACTGTAGTTATAGCAAATCAATGGGAAAGCTAATCAAATATAGCATTTACTTCCTGCAGTTCGTTCTACAGTATAGATATCAATTGTATATGGTTCTCTTGATCCTGAAAGAATATTTTACTCTTAGGGAAGTAACTGTGTTTCAAAGTCTATTAGATTTGTgtaaaaagggttttaaaaacCACAGCAATGTCTAGACAAAGACAGACTTAAAGAATCAGGATATGAATCTcatcaatggtgacaatcaacaaaccAATTCTGATAAAAGATCTagtgaaatgcatgctgggtTTCATGAACAAGTTTTGTACTAAGaatttacccagcatgcattgcaccatgaagttttgtttggttggttgtcaccattgttgagattcataccctgactcttgatgtctgtgtttgtcaaaGTCATTATGTAGAAtaagtttatatttgtttacacatCCGGCAGACACTTGTAGACAAcaaattgcaaacaaaacacaatctaACATTTTCTTCTATAATCAACAGCATATCAATCATTCAGATTAGATCCATTAATCTAACCACCAAATAACAGCGATTTGAATGCCCATTTACGATCTTTAGATCAGATTCTGATTGGATTGCTATGACAACAGTACATTACATGTACAGTTATATCTTCCCAATACATCTCACACATGAGGGTAAAGGGACAAGAgaccaactcaaggaaacactgatcaccatgatggtgacttttgttagctgggaacattcttaaaacataacaaaaactagacatttttaatgttattaaaacgttttcaaaaacatgaaaaacatctaaggaacgttcttataacaaacttctGCTAGCTGGGTGGAAACTATAGAGATCCATTCAGATATCCAGATGTAGAACACTTGATGTTGACATGTGTCCTGATTGTCTGAAGATCCGATCTGCTGGTTCTGATCACAGAGATCACATGTTAATGCCAAATATAAATGCACCCAATAAGAGAAGAACTAGATCACCTTCTGTTctgtcaaatcttctgatttatgtgatgtaaaaataataaaagtctaTCTGTACTGGCCTCACAGAATGCCTTAACCTGCTATCCAGCGAGTTAAACACCTCCACACAAAGAGTCTCGTACACCAAGTTTGCAATTGAGAACTTTATCATGCTTTGGTGTGAAactgaaatacataaacaccAGTAAGTGCAAAGTACTTGAGTACcacaaatgcattacaaacCCAATTCAACACGTAACTAGACTATAGAGTCATTAATTATGTATGTAGAGGAGTTAGCATACAAGGTAAGTATTATAAGTATAAGTATGAACTTCAAGGTAACAGTTGCATAGGAAATCAATAACAACTTAGCTGTCAATTAACATTATCCATATCACACTTTACACTAAATAACAccacattcatatattttacttCTTACTTACAAGGAATGCTTTCAAAGGGCTAATAAGGAGAAACCGACACCAGAATTTCCGTGCTGCTTCATCTAGCGTATCTACTTCCTGAATGTCCGCTCCGTATCAAatggtttcaaaataaaagtctccgGCTACACAACTAAAATCTAAGACTGGCGATGCCAGAACACTATCTGTCATTAAAGGGTTCAAATCACCGAAACAGAAACACCCCTAACCCCATCTTTTGCTTTCTTCAGCGCCCCactaatgtccgtcctgtgcattgtgatgtattaatatgaatgatgtcatctgttgtttcaggtgtgagtgaagcagaagtgactgatgtgttcatcagttctggtgaaagtgtgtctttgtcctgtaatgatgctcttcatcaatgctcctcaactacatggaACTACAGTAATTATACAACATCATCTACAGTAGAAGTGTTTGCTGgaggaataaataagaataacacagagagatctgagagactgagtctgacatctgactgctctctcaacatctataaaacaacacaacatgatggtggaGTTTACACAtgcagacaatatgtgaatggaaGTCATCATGGACCTGATTCAGATGTTtatctacatgttcttcatggtcagtgtttctcttcatttatatgaacacatgtttaacttcagatcacagttctctttatctcttgtgttttcactgaaactcatgagtactgagagtgtgttgtgtgatttgtgtttcagtgtcttcatcatcatcatcatcatcatcatcacagactgagataagagcaaacacatctgtcactctctcctgtcagctGTTTACATATGACTGTGAtcatgtgttcagtgatgatggatttcagctggtgtggatgaatcagactgatgttgatctacagacagactccagatatcagattagatcagatgaactctgtctcatctctctgactacaacactcgtgaatgaagacgacaacacagagttgagatgtgtgctcaaacacaagaatgacatcaagacctcagtcacatatactgtcagatttacaggtaagacatcactctgacaggagtgtcctgaactcaaagtgacttcagtcattaaactctgtactgatgatgaagaaatgacataaacatgaaatatgattgtgatgttctacagtatgatgtctctgaacattcatcatcttctacagattcaaacaagattctagtgaccaccacaaaccctgagagattctcaactcttaaaacaccagaaactacacaacaacaaggtaTATTCCCACTAGAAATGCTTTGTCCCTGCTGGTGCTGAATACATTCCCAGAACAATCTGATATGGTCACGATGTGGAGTTGTTTAAAGGTTCTGGGGACCTTATTTGTGGACCTTCACAGAACGTATAGGCGACGTTTactaaatgacattttcataacATTTGCAGGACCTTCAGAGGACCAAACCAAAATGTTTCCTCCCAAAATGACAACTAGTTATGTTATTTACTTTTCCTTTTGGCAGAGAAAGATCTGTTTGCTTTATCATGGTCTGTATTAAGAGACTTCTTTAGCTAATCTTGAAgtttatgattttataaataatgacaattacctttaaaaaagaatgatacaataaacaaacaatttttacAGACACATTTAGACATTAGACAGATTTAGAAACTCATCATACAAACATCAACAATGGTGACCAACGTCAAACTAATTTAAAGCTTTCTTTTATTGAtcgtcaccattgttgagttttgtgtgatgactgttgatgtctaagtgtgacagtaattattttgtaaCAGTGTTTTCCACTTTTTATAAAAGGACATTTTCATAATGCATGACCGCATGAATCTCAGTATTACTTAAAGAATCTTCACTTTACTGTTGCACATATCATATCATAAAAAGCCAATTTTGTCAacgtaatctttttttattttatcctttaaaaacacacacgtaTTCTTATAGAAACACATCACATGTTTTGAACGAGGAAATTGAATTGACACAATGAAAGTCCAGAGTCAAGAGTACAACTGAAGTAAACACAGTCATTGtggtttgttgaaatttaacattaatattattaactataattaaaaaaaagaatctatttttaacattgattctaTTGTTTGTACCTGTTAGCCTGCTGCCTGTGGTCAGAGAACGTCCTGAATGTTCTGTGAAGGTCCACCAAATAACATCTccacataatgtaaaatatgacaCATTGATACTACAGGATAGTATTGGCTACTACTTGCAGGATTTTCACAGTAAAATCAAAAGCATTACTGTGCTGCAATTTCACAGTTATTGACAGGGATGAGTAGTATTtaaaattaatgtatttaaaatatgtatttgaactACAAAATACTACTAAGTATTTTAACACTTAACATGCATTAAAAGGTTCACCCCCCAaacaaaattctttcatcatctactcaccatcaggttgtttcaaagctctataaatgtatttgttctgttaaacgcagagcaagatatttgtaagaatgtaatcacttttcagttctgtgacatcatccactaccatagtaggaaaaatgttctgttgaacaccgaAAGAGATCGTTTGAcgaatttaggaacacaaacagttctggggctcaTTTTACaaccattacatttttcctactatggcagtcagtgatgtcacagaattgaaaattgctaacattcttacatatatctttctcagtgttttatgtattatagGGGTGAAATCACTtgattatgatcaattatacttATCTGGATCAAAATTCATGATATGGGGAAATCAATTAGCATTATgagcaggtagcaagaatcgGCATGTTTAGGGACTCTGGATTATGAGtatgaactacaaacaacgttacatgtgaaataaaacagggctttattacctagactagacacatactaatctaacatacacacacatacagtttagcattggaCGAAGGTaaagttgaagcagagagatGAACAGAGCATGGATTTATGGCAGTgtatgatattcagaagatcaatagcttgaacaaaacatcagtttcttcttgtaaagcaattttgttaaaaggattaattAATAAGACTAAGTATGATACTTGCATGTATTGtccatcaaaagaaagaaagtgtcctgatggAGTTTGTTAAGGCTCCAATCGATATTGGTTGGGAGTGAGAACCATTTTTATGCAGAGCatctgtatctggaaagacAAGGCCGCAGCCTGGCACAAACTTCGAAGAGTtttataaaactaatatgaaaagagttaccaaaacacaacaaacatcaggaaataacaaatgtagctcatagacaccaaacatgatataaatatcatcttggttaaatgagttactacaaatctaataattcTAGTTGTAATACACACATTCATGGATACTTtggatttatgtttaaaacagacataacaacgagaactaataaataaatggaaattttATCAATGAATATATGAACATTTCTATAGAGATTTGTTTAGGATTGTATGTCTCTCCCCAAAGTGAGTAAAGCGAGTTCTGCTCCCTACATTCCATTCGGTCGTAAAAtactgttatatatatataatacattatgtTGATGATTTTGTGTGggttgctatggtcaccagagatctgGTCCTGCCTAGGATTGGGGGTAGACACCCTGGTGACTAGTTTGCTGGTTGGGTGAGGggtgttgttgttatatttaagaaatttaacaaGTTATTGCATGTCTGACTGGTCCAAGGGACTACACAAGTTTGGGTCAACTAGAAAATATCAATTCAAGTAACTCTTTGATGGAAAGCAATTGAGTCAGCATAACATTTCTGTGGAATTAGTAAGTAAAGAATGATTAGTTGAGTCAACAATTTGTTTATAGTGTAATCTGTTCAAGTACTGATTTCTCCTGCTACACAGTAGGTAAGCAGGCGTATTTTGACCCtctcgacctgattttgccaagtggatgatgtcctcagggcaacatattttgttgacctaaggacaacctagacccacaccaaaccctaaccataatttacccctaaaatcagagggaaatgatacgtGAAAAACCATGGTCTCATCCTGATTGGAAgatttatcttaaaataaactgtaaaatttctgaaatctgattggttgatttaaatgttgtcctaaggatatcaaccacttgacAGAAACAGGAGAGCTATTCGGACGCAAAGTTAGCACAACACGTCTTAATCTCACAAGTAATTGTCCCTCACTCGGGTATTACTCACCTACTGTTTTGTGAATACTGCCGATCCGGACATACTATTCGATTGCCTACTGCTTTTTACCGTCTATATAGTAAGGAAGTATGCCATTTCGGATTCAGCCTAAGAGACATACATGCACTTACACAAACTCACAGAGAGGCATGGAAACCCTGTAGAGATTGGCAGATTAAGTTACCAAAATGGCAACTTGCCGAATAAAGGCATAACAATCTACACCATTTGATTAGATTCTCATTAGCATCATCataacaaatgtactttataaacacacacacaaaatagtaagccaagagtcaagagcccaactaaagaaaacactgatcagCATAATGGAGACTTTTCACCAAATCAATattcttttaattaaaattaactaacaacattttgtttacagGTTATGActgagctgtttttttttcaggggCTGATCACAAACTCAAGTCATTGTTCACTTTTAGTGATGtgcatttgtcattttctgATTTGTCCTTCTCAGTGACCAGCTCTCATACAGTGACTATTGGTGTGATCGCTTCGTTACTTCTTCTACTTACTGTTGCTGttctttgtgtgatttatagaaaaagaaaaggtgAGTTTATAAATCCCATTTACAGCAcaaatttaatgttatttagaaTATGCTGATTTCAAGAGGCCATCGAAATACagtttctgacattttaataatcagaaaaaaaatcttctgcTCCTGTTTGTTACTGGTTTAAGCTCTCCCTAGAGGGaaagttcacataaaaatgaaaactctgtcatgaattactcactctcttgttgttaaaaaaaaatcacaaaaaaacattgtaggaagtcaaaagtgccccagaactgtttgctatcctacattttcaaaatatcttctcttttgtttaaaatataaagtctttttttcacactatagtagtcaatagggtccaataactgtttggttataatcattctttcgagtaaatgatgacataattttcatttttgggtgaagtatccctttaaatcagaTGCTGTTTATCTCTAATCTCAGCAGCTCTACAGCTGTGAATGACCAAAGTCCATTTAGGGAAGTATTGGTGCTTGGTGGGTCCATTTAGGGAAGTATTGGTGCTTGGTGGGTCCATTTAGGGAAGTATTGGTGCTTGGTGGGTCCATTTAGGGAAGTATTGGTGCTTGGTGGCCATGTATCTAACGCCTCCGGGCAGCTATTTTAGTCTCAGCAAGACCACAGTCCTATTAAGTCCTGGAATATTCTCAAACATTATAGCCTATGCAGTAAAAGTATTAAcgaatttactttttaaaacttaCTGTCTTCATGCAGTAATACATATATTAATAGAATTATGCATGTTATACATCAAATATCCCCTCCCAACTCTTGCACAGTatctacatttcatttcattgatcTGGTGCAATCTAAAGGACGTTTTATGAATAACAGGCACATTCAAAGTAACTCATGAGTAcacaaaaatattgtgtgtgcACGTCCCTTCTACATCTCCGTAGTTTATTGTAAAGagcacatttgtgaccctggacaacaaaaccagtcctatgggtcaatttttcgaaattgacatttttacatcatctgaaagctgaataaataaggtttcttttgatgtatgtgtttttaaggataggacaatatgtGGCGGAGATACAGACGTTTATAACTCTGGAATCTAAGGCtgctaaaaaatctaaacattgagaaaaaagcctttaaagttgtccatcaggggtgctgtagcaggccatccactcacacaaGTAAcgtttttaagtatttagggtaggaaatttacaaaatatcttcatggaatacgatcttaacttaatatcctaa
Coding sequences within:
- the LOC130420812 gene encoding uncharacterized protein LOC130420812, with the protein product ISSGESVSLSCNDALHQCSSTTWNYSNYTTSSTVEVFAGGINKNNTERSERLSLTSDCSLNIYKTTQHDGGVYTCRQYVNGSHHGPDSDVYLHVLHVSSSSSSSSSSQTEIRANTSVTLSCQLFTYDCDHVFSDDGFQLVWMNQTDVDLQTDSRYQIRSDELCLISLTTTLVNEDDNTELRCVLKHKNDIKTSVTYTVRFTDSNKILVTT